The following proteins are co-located in the Tardibacter chloracetimidivorans genome:
- a CDS encoding fumarylacetoacetate hydrolase family protein codes for MKLVTFRVADGAERLGLLLEKVVVLDLQRAHLVAAGCGHPALGGMQALIEAGKEGLSLVSGLRDVATPDCRYEVGVDARLLAPLPRPQQIRDCLSFDQHLIGCAEAIRVRMDLAEILPRHVSMIETMKSRPIYYKANRFAVTGPDTEVVWPAYSQLRDYELEMAAVIGQRVKNVTPREASGSIFGYTVFNDFSARDTQALEAGGGLGPAKAKDFDNANAMGPCIVTSDEFDPYNARMTASINGEVQSIGHSSSMNRSFEELISHISQSETIYPGEIIGSGTVGGGCGLEQGRLLEDGDVVELEVEGIGILRNRIRV; via the coding sequence ATGAAACTTGTGACATTCCGTGTCGCTGATGGGGCGGAGCGGCTTGGTCTTCTCCTCGAAAAAGTCGTTGTTCTCGACCTGCAACGCGCGCATCTGGTTGCGGCAGGGTGCGGTCACCCTGCTTTGGGAGGGATGCAGGCTCTTATCGAAGCAGGAAAGGAAGGGTTGAGTCTCGTCTCGGGACTCCGCGACGTGGCGACGCCAGATTGCCGATACGAAGTCGGCGTGGATGCGCGGCTTCTCGCGCCATTACCACGACCCCAGCAGATCAGGGACTGCTTATCGTTCGATCAACATCTGATCGGTTGCGCGGAGGCCATTCGCGTCCGAATGGACCTAGCTGAAATTCTACCACGCCATGTCTCTATGATTGAAACGATGAAGAGCCGGCCGATCTACTATAAAGCCAATCGGTTCGCCGTGACAGGACCTGACACTGAAGTCGTGTGGCCAGCCTATTCGCAGCTGCGGGACTACGAACTCGAGATGGCAGCGGTGATCGGCCAGAGAGTCAAGAATGTCACGCCGAGGGAGGCGTCGGGGTCGATATTCGGCTATACGGTCTTCAATGATTTCAGCGCGCGTGATACTCAGGCTCTAGAAGCGGGAGGCGGGCTCGGTCCGGCCAAGGCAAAGGATTTCGACAACGCCAACGCCATGGGCCCGTGCATTGTAACGTCTGACGAATTCGACCCGTATAATGCAAGGATGACCGCCTCGATCAATGGCGAAGTACAGTCCATCGGTCACAGCAGTTCGATGAATCGCTCGTTTGAAGAGTTGATTAGCCACATCAGTCAGAGCGAGACGATCTACCCGGGGGAGATCATTGGCTCGGGTACGGTAGGGGGAGGCTGTGGCCTTGAGCAAGGCCGCCTTCTCGAGGATGGCGACGTGGTTGAACTTGAAGTGGAAGGTATTGGGATCCTGCGCAACCGCATACGCGTCTAG
- a CDS encoding MaoC family dehydratase, which produces MITEADLVAFISCTGMLESIFIDPEFEGRAIAGRPIPAALTYTLIEGFQLQSICQGTGLALLEVSMKAHRPVQVCDTISAIVTIESIRPTSRGGRAVVTSFVEVYNQDETLVLSYWVSRLIAGQPLLPSPSIWAADEASP; this is translated from the coding sequence TTGATCACGGAAGCAGACCTGGTTGCGTTCATCTCGTGCACCGGCATGCTGGAGTCGATTTTCATCGACCCCGAGTTTGAGGGCCGGGCGATTGCAGGGCGGCCCATTCCCGCCGCTCTGACCTATACGCTGATTGAAGGCTTTCAGCTCCAGTCGATTTGCCAGGGTACCGGTCTCGCACTGCTTGAGGTGTCGATGAAAGCGCACCGCCCGGTGCAGGTCTGCGACACCATCTCAGCGATTGTCACAATCGAGTCGATAAGACCCACGAGCCGCGGTGGCCGAGCCGTCGTTACTTCCTTCGTGGAGGTTTATAATCAGGACGAGACGCTCGTTTTGAGCTATTGGGTCTCCCGCCTGATTGCTGGCCAGCCATTACTTCCATCCCCTTCGATCTGGGCTGCAGATGAGGCATCACCATGA